ATGATCTGGGCGTCGCCCGGAGAAGTGCGCAAGGTCATGCCAGCGGGCTCCTAGACTTCTCCCCGGATCCTCTGCACCGTGTAGGTCATGGCGATGGGAACGAGCGGGCTCCGCGAGACCGACCGAGGGTTCGTTGTCACGGCGGTGCTGTTCGACCTCGACGGGACCCTCATCGACTCGACGCCTGCGGTGACCCGTTGCTGGACGGGCTGGTGCCACGAGTTCGGCGTCGATCCGGCGGAACTCGCCCATAGCCACGGCCGTCGTGCCGTGGAGATCATCGCCGACCTCCTGCCCACCTCGGCACCCGCCGAACTCGCCGAGGCGGCCCGACGTCTGGACGAACTGGAGCTGGCCGACCTGGCGGGCGTCGTCGCGCTGCCCGGCGCCGCGACCGCCCTGGCGGCTTTGGGGCCGGCGCAAGGCGCGATCGTCACCTCCGCCCGGCGCGACCTGGCCATCGCCCGGCTCGGCGCAGGCGGCCTGGTGCCGCCCGCGACGCTGATCAGCGCGGACGACGTGCAGGTCGGAAAGCCGGACCCGGCTCCTTATCTGGCCGCCGCACACAAACTGGGCGTCGCACCGGAGGACTGCCTGGTAGTCGAGGATGCCGCCGCAGGCATCGCCTCCGCGAAGGCCGCGGGCATGCGGTCGCTCGGCGTGCTCACCAATCCGCATGTCACGGGCTTGCAGGCCGACCTCGTGGTCAACAGCCTCACCGATATCGAGTGGGCACCGGGCGCCGACGGCACGATCGACGTCCGAGTCAGGGCGACCGACCTACCCGCCTGAGGCCAGCTGACGCGGCGCAGTCGGAACCGCCGCCGTCAGCGACGGGTAT
This Actinoalloteichus hymeniacidonis DNA region includes the following protein-coding sequences:
- a CDS encoding HAD-IA family hydrolase, encoding MAMGTSGLRETDRGFVVTAVLFDLDGTLIDSTPAVTRCWTGWCHEFGVDPAELAHSHGRRAVEIIADLLPTSAPAELAEAARRLDELELADLAGVVALPGAATALAALGPAQGAIVTSARRDLAIARLGAGGLVPPATLISADDVQVGKPDPAPYLAAAHKLGVAPEDCLVVEDAAAGIASAKAAGMRSLGVLTNPHVTGLQADLVVNSLTDIEWAPGADGTIDVRVRATDLPA